Proteins found in one Paraburkholderia caballeronis genomic segment:
- a CDS encoding 4Fe-4S binding protein: protein MTRDAVCRQPPGVIAPSVDFARCEGKADCAIVCPENVFDIRRIDPADYRKLGPLHRFRLRVHGMKVAYAPRADACRACGLCVSACPEHAVTLVRVR, encoded by the coding sequence ATGACCCGCGATGCGGTCTGCAGGCAGCCGCCCGGCGTGATCGCGCCGTCCGTCGATTTCGCGCGCTGCGAGGGGAAAGCCGACTGCGCGATCGTCTGTCCGGAGAACGTGTTCGACATCCGCCGCATCGACCCGGCGGACTATCGGAAGCTCGGGCCGCTGCACCGGTTCAGGCTGCGCGTGCACGGGATGAAGGTCGCGTATGCGCCGCGCGCCGATGCGTGCCGCGCGTGCGGGTTGTGCGTGTCGGCGTGCCCCGAGCATGCGGTCACGCTCGTTCGGGTGCGTTAG
- a CDS encoding RNA polymerase sigma factor, which produces MEPPPTPSPLTAQDREIADTVARERPRLRNFIRRRVIDQDEADDILQDVFEELVEAYRLPDPIEQVGAWLFRVARNRIVDRFRKRREAPLPDAADGEYRLDLALPSPDAGPEAAYARAALLDALRAALDELPANQREIFIAHELDGRSFKEMAESTGTSINTLLGRKRYAVLHLRERLRSAYDGFGI; this is translated from the coding sequence ATGGAACCGCCGCCCACCCCGAGCCCGCTGACCGCGCAGGATCGCGAAATCGCCGACACCGTCGCGCGCGAGCGCCCGAGGCTGCGCAATTTCATCCGCCGCCGGGTCATCGATCAGGACGAGGCCGACGACATCCTTCAGGACGTGTTCGAGGAACTGGTCGAAGCGTACCGGCTGCCGGACCCGATCGAGCAGGTCGGCGCGTGGCTGTTTCGCGTCGCGAGAAACCGGATCGTCGACCGCTTCCGCAAGCGCAGGGAAGCGCCGCTGCCCGATGCCGCCGACGGCGAATACCGGCTCGACCTCGCGCTGCCGTCGCCCGACGCCGGGCCGGAGGCCGCGTATGCGCGCGCGGCGCTGCTCGATGCGCTGCGCGCCGCGCTCGACGAACTGCCCGCGAACCAGCGCGAGATTTTCATCGCGCACGAACTCGACGGCCGCAGCTTCAAGGAAATGGCGGAGTCCACGGGGACGAGCATCAACACATTGCTGGGCCGCAAGCGCTACGCCGTGCTGCATCTGCGCGAGCGCCTGCGGTCGGCATACGACGGGTTCGGGATATGA
- a CDS encoding sulfite exporter TauE/SafE family protein yields the protein MFDLDLSQGMLASSLHALSSHQLLGLVAALVLGGMVKGIVSIGVPLVAMPILSQFLPIKQAVLLLSMPIILGNLPQALEGGQMRETVRRIAAPLVGTVLGNIVGVVVLVSLAPHRAQAVAGAFLIVASLLLLASPRLTLSPAWVKPVGFVLGFGAALMESIASIPGPLLAMYLIATGATGKTFTKQIAIILVVSIVTLIAAFGGSGNHASASDLLISAAASIPVVAGILLVRPVRDKLPPTAFRIVVLLFVLAAAAQMVWKSGVL from the coding sequence ATGTTCGATCTCGACCTTTCGCAAGGCATGCTCGCGTCCAGCCTGCATGCGCTCAGTTCGCATCAACTGCTCGGCCTCGTCGCCGCGCTCGTGCTCGGCGGGATGGTGAAGGGCATCGTCAGCATCGGCGTGCCGCTGGTCGCGATGCCGATCCTGAGCCAGTTCCTGCCGATCAAGCAGGCCGTGCTGTTGCTGTCGATGCCGATCATTCTCGGCAACCTTCCGCAGGCGCTCGAAGGCGGCCAGATGCGCGAGACGGTGCGCCGGATCGCGGCGCCGCTCGTCGGCACGGTGCTGGGCAACATCGTCGGCGTGGTGGTGCTGGTTTCGCTCGCGCCGCATCGCGCGCAGGCCGTCGCCGGCGCGTTTCTGATCGTCGCGTCGCTGCTGCTGCTCGCGTCGCCCCGTCTGACGCTGTCGCCCGCGTGGGTGAAGCCGGTCGGCTTCGTGCTGGGTTTCGGCGCGGCGTTGATGGAGAGCATCGCGTCGATTCCGGGGCCGCTGCTCGCGATGTATCTGATCGCGACCGGCGCGACGGGCAAGACCTTCACGAAGCAGATCGCGATCATCCTGGTGGTGTCGATCGTCACGCTGATCGCCGCGTTCGGCGGCAGCGGCAATCATGCGAGCGCGAGCGACCTGCTGATCTCGGCGGCGGCGAGCATTCCGGTCGTGGCCGGCATCCTGCTGGTGCGGCCGGTGCGGGACAAGCTGCCGCCGACGGCCTTCCGGATCGTGGTGCTGCTGTTCGTGCTGGCCGCTGCCGCGCAGATGGTGTGGAAGTCCGGCGTGCTGTAG
- a CDS encoding MaoC family dehydratase produces the protein MSAGALTSIGDADALRALVGAQPLVSGWRDVSEASVHGFADATGDHQWIHVDAERARRESPFGGPVAHGFLTLSLIPVLLAQTVQIRQRMGVNYGLNRVRFTSPVPVGARVRARFEVAEAGDAGDGGIQVLWNVTLERDGGDRPACVAEFLTRHYF, from the coding sequence ATGAGCGCGGGCGCGTTGACGTCGATCGGCGACGCGGACGCGCTGCGCGCGCTGGTCGGCGCCCAGCCGCTCGTCAGCGGCTGGCGCGACGTGTCGGAAGCGAGCGTGCATGGTTTCGCGGATGCGACCGGCGATCATCAATGGATCCACGTCGATGCGGAGCGCGCGCGCCGCGAGTCGCCGTTCGGCGGCCCGGTCGCGCACGGCTTCCTGACGCTATCGCTGATACCGGTGCTGCTCGCGCAGACCGTGCAGATCCGTCAGCGGATGGGCGTGAACTACGGGCTGAACCGCGTGCGGTTCACGTCGCCGGTGCCGGTCGGCGCGCGGGTGCGCGCGCGGTTCGAAGTCGCCGAAGCCGGCGATGCGGGCGACGGCGGCATCCAGGTGCTGTGGAACGTGACGCTGGAGCGCGACGGCGGCGACCGGCCGGCCTGTGTCGCGGAGTTCCTGACGCGGCATTACTTCTGA
- a CDS encoding MaoC family dehydratase, with protein sequence MGVSYEDLEVGKAYEVGSHTFTRDEIVRFASEFDPQPFHVDEAAGVASIFGGLAASGWHTCSVMMGMLVRNVLKGSTSLGSPGVDEIRWHRPVRVGDTLTMTNVILGKRVSASKPDRGIVETQWQGVNQHGETVITVRSKALFGLRHPGGAA encoded by the coding sequence ATGGGTGTGAGTTACGAAGATCTGGAAGTGGGCAAGGCTTACGAGGTCGGCTCGCATACGTTCACGCGCGACGAGATCGTGCGGTTCGCGTCGGAGTTCGATCCGCAGCCGTTCCACGTGGACGAGGCGGCGGGCGTTGCGTCGATTTTCGGCGGGCTCGCCGCGAGCGGCTGGCACACGTGTTCGGTGATGATGGGGATGCTCGTGCGCAACGTGCTGAAGGGTTCGACGTCGCTCGGCTCGCCGGGCGTCGACGAGATTCGCTGGCACAGGCCGGTGCGCGTCGGCGACACGCTGACGATGACGAACGTGATCCTCGGCAAGCGGGTGTCCGCGAGCAAGCCGGATCGCGGGATCGTCGAGACGCAATGGCAGGGCGTGAACCAGCACGGCGAGACGGTCATCACTGTGCGCTCGAAGGCGCTGTTCGGGCTGCGTCATCCGGGCGGTGCCGCATGA
- a CDS encoding acyl-CoA dehydrogenase family protein: MDFNFTDEQQQLADALRRYLDRNYAFDARQAIVATPDGVSAAHWRAFAELGLTALPVPADQGGFDGGPFDLLVVMQELGRALVVEPYWATAVGVEALKLAGPAQPDNAQLLERVAQGEARLAVAFHEPHARYDLFAIDTVATPHGDGFVLSGAKSVVQHGAQADYWIVPARLNGDVALFVVARDAHGAGVTGYRTIDGQRAATLTFDATPARRLGGAETGALTWERIADYGALLLCAEAVGALDALNHASVEYTKTRQQFGVPIARFQALQHRMADMLIHAEQARSLTYLAAARYSSERPDERRRAVSAAKVRVGQASRYVGQQAVQLHGGMGVTNEVAAAHLFKRLAIIDTTLGDVDHHLERFAGLPGFAQAAA, from the coding sequence ATGGACTTCAACTTCACCGATGAGCAGCAGCAACTGGCCGACGCGCTGCGTCGTTATCTGGACCGCAACTATGCGTTCGACGCGCGCCAGGCGATCGTCGCGACGCCCGATGGCGTATCCGCCGCGCACTGGCGCGCGTTCGCCGAACTCGGCCTGACCGCGCTGCCGGTGCCGGCCGATCAGGGCGGTTTCGACGGCGGTCCGTTCGACCTGCTGGTCGTGATGCAGGAACTCGGCCGCGCATTGGTCGTCGAGCCGTACTGGGCGACGGCGGTCGGCGTCGAGGCGCTGAAGCTCGCGGGTCCGGCGCAGCCGGACAACGCGCAACTGCTCGAACGCGTCGCGCAGGGCGAGGCCCGGCTGGCCGTCGCGTTCCACGAGCCGCACGCGCGTTACGACCTGTTCGCGATCGACACCGTGGCGACGCCGCATGGCGACGGTTTCGTGCTGTCCGGCGCGAAGTCGGTCGTGCAGCACGGCGCGCAGGCCGACTACTGGATCGTGCCGGCGCGCCTGAACGGCGACGTCGCGCTGTTCGTCGTCGCGCGCGATGCGCACGGCGCAGGCGTGACCGGCTACCGGACCATCGACGGCCAGCGCGCGGCGACGCTGACGTTCGACGCGACGCCCGCGCGCCGTCTCGGCGGGGCCGAGACCGGCGCGCTCACGTGGGAGCGCATCGCGGACTACGGCGCGCTGCTGTTGTGCGCGGAAGCGGTCGGCGCGCTCGACGCGCTGAACCACGCGAGCGTCGAATACACGAAGACGCGCCAGCAGTTCGGCGTGCCGATCGCGCGTTTCCAGGCGTTGCAGCACCGGATGGCCGACATGCTGATCCACGCGGAGCAGGCGCGCTCGCTCACCTATCTCGCGGCCGCACGCTACAGTAGCGAGCGGCCGGACGAGCGCCGCCGCGCGGTGTCGGCCGCGAAGGTGCGCGTCGGCCAGGCGTCGCGTTACGTCGGCCAGCAGGCGGTGCAGCTGCACGGCGGAATGGGCGTCACGAACGAGGTCGCGGCCGCGCATCTGTTCAAGCGGCTCGCGATCATCGACACGACGCTCGGCGACGTCGATCATCATCTGGAACGTTTCGCCGGCTTGCCCGGCTTTGCGCAGGCGGCCGCGTGA
- a CDS encoding acyl-CoA dehydrogenase family protein, whose protein sequence is MDLDYSAADDAFRADIRAWLAANVPAELSDKVLNHKRLTRDDLARWHKLLGARGWSAPAWPVEYGGPGWDATQRHIWDEECARIGAPPVLPFGVSMVAPVLMKYGNDAQKRYYLPRILAGDDWWCQGYSEPGSGSDLASLRARAERHGDHYVVNGQKTWTTLGQHADMMFCLVRTDPAAKKQEGISFLLIDMKTPGITVRPIITLDEDHEVNEVFFEDVKVPVENLVGDENRGWTYAKYLLGHERTGIARVGQSKRELAFLKQIALREKKNGRPLLHDPLFAARVASLEIELMALEVTVLRVVANEAGGRGPGPEASMLKIKGTEVQQALTELMVDAIGPLAAPFDVPFLEGEHDHAASGDDDAAPLAAYYFNYRKTSIYGGSNEIQKNIIAQMMLGL, encoded by the coding sequence ATGGATCTGGATTATTCCGCCGCTGACGACGCATTTCGCGCCGACATCCGCGCCTGGCTCGCGGCCAACGTGCCCGCCGAGCTGAGCGACAAGGTTCTCAACCACAAACGACTGACCCGCGACGATCTCGCGCGCTGGCACAAGCTGCTCGGCGCGCGCGGCTGGTCCGCGCCCGCGTGGCCCGTCGAGTACGGCGGCCCCGGCTGGGACGCGACGCAGCGCCATATCTGGGACGAGGAGTGCGCGCGGATCGGCGCGCCGCCGGTGCTGCCGTTCGGCGTGTCGATGGTCGCGCCGGTGCTGATGAAGTACGGCAACGACGCGCAGAAACGCTACTACCTGCCGCGCATTCTGGCCGGCGACGACTGGTGGTGCCAGGGCTACTCGGAACCGGGTTCGGGTTCCGATCTCGCGTCGCTGCGCGCGCGCGCGGAGCGCCACGGCGACCACTACGTCGTGAACGGCCAGAAGACGTGGACCACGCTCGGCCAGCACGCGGACATGATGTTCTGCCTCGTGCGCACCGATCCCGCCGCGAAGAAGCAGGAGGGCATCTCGTTCCTGCTGATCGACATGAAGACGCCCGGCATCACCGTGCGTCCGATCATCACCCTCGACGAGGACCACGAGGTCAACGAAGTATTCTTCGAGGACGTGAAGGTGCCGGTCGAAAACCTCGTCGGCGACGAGAACCGCGGCTGGACCTACGCGAAATATCTGCTCGGTCACGAGCGCACCGGTATCGCGCGGGTCGGCCAGTCGAAGCGCGAACTCGCGTTCCTGAAGCAGATCGCGTTGCGGGAAAAGAAGAACGGCAGGCCGCTGCTGCACGATCCGCTGTTCGCCGCGCGCGTCGCGTCGCTCGAAATCGAATTGATGGCGCTCGAAGTGACGGTGTTGCGCGTCGTCGCGAACGAAGCGGGCGGGCGCGGCCCCGGTCCGGAAGCGTCGATGCTGAAGATCAAGGGCACCGAGGTGCAGCAGGCGCTCACCGAATTGATGGTCGATGCGATCGGGCCGCTCGCCGCGCCGTTCGACGTGCCGTTCCTCGAAGGCGAGCACGACCATGCGGCGAGCGGCGACGACGACGCCGCGCCGCTCGCCGCGTATTACTTCAACTACCGCAAGACGTCGATCTACGGCGGCTCGAACGAAATCCAGAAGAACATCATCGCGCAGATGATGCTCGGCCTTTGA
- a CDS encoding DUF1178 family protein: MKVLDLQCPDGHRFEGWFASAEEFESQLSRKLVECPVCGATEVNRLPSAPRLNLSGAGDKPAPQDAALWQAHAMRVIREVLEKTENVGDRFVEEARRIHYNEAPARNIRGVASADDARALVEEGIDVMPLPVPAALKGPLQ; this comes from the coding sequence ATGAAGGTCCTCGATTTACAGTGCCCGGACGGTCACCGGTTTGAAGGCTGGTTCGCTTCGGCCGAAGAATTCGAATCGCAGTTGTCGCGCAAGCTGGTCGAATGCCCGGTTTGCGGTGCGACCGAAGTGAACCGTCTGCCTTCCGCGCCTCGGCTCAACCTGTCCGGCGCGGGCGACAAGCCCGCACCGCAGGACGCCGCGTTGTGGCAGGCGCACGCGATGCGCGTGATACGCGAGGTACTGGAAAAGACCGAGAACGTGGGCGACCGTTTCGTCGAGGAAGCCCGGCGCATTCACTACAACGAAGCGCCGGCGCGCAACATCCGCGGAGTGGCTTCGGCGGACGATGCGCGAGCCCTCGTCGAAGAAGGCATCGACGTGATGCCGCTGCCCGTTCCCGCCGCGCTGAAGGGTCCGCTGCAATAA
- a CDS encoding NUDIX domain-containing protein codes for MAAEIPDHDAALTEKCIETSTPYRGNFLTLKRDVIELPDGKHATREYVQHPGAVMVIPLFDDGRVLMESQFRYPLGRVMTEFPAGKLDPAEGTLACAKRELREETGYTAREYFFLTRIHPVISYSTEFIDIYLARGLTAGDAKLDEGEFLEVFTATPSDLIEWVRTGRISDVKTVIGTFWLEKVLSGAWPLGEPAQA; via the coding sequence ATGGCTGCTGAAATTCCGGATCACGACGCCGCGCTCACCGAGAAGTGCATCGAGACCTCGACGCCATACCGCGGCAATTTCCTGACCTTGAAGCGCGACGTGATCGAACTGCCGGACGGCAAGCACGCAACGCGCGAGTACGTGCAGCATCCGGGCGCGGTGATGGTGATCCCGCTGTTCGACGACGGCCGCGTGCTGATGGAAAGCCAGTTCCGTTATCCGCTCGGCCGCGTGATGACCGAGTTTCCCGCCGGCAAGCTCGATCCGGCCGAAGGCACGCTCGCGTGCGCGAAACGCGAGCTGCGCGAGGAAACCGGCTACACCGCGCGCGAATATTTCTTCCTGACGCGCATCCATCCGGTGATCTCGTATTCGACCGAGTTCATCGACATCTATCTCGCGCGCGGGCTGACCGCTGGCGACGCGAAGCTCGACGAAGGCGAGTTCCTCGAAGTGTTCACTGCGACGCCGTCGGACCTGATCGAATGGGTGCGCACCGGCAGGATCAGCGACGTGAAGACGGTGATCGGCACGTTCTGGCTGGAGAAGGTGTTGTCCGGCGCGTGGCCGCTCGGCGAACCGGCGCAGGCATAG
- a CDS encoding DUF2818 family protein, with protein MSAAGWFIVLLALVGANLPFANQRLFGVVPLRAQKKSAWWRIAELIVLYFVVGAFGFLLEAQAGNRFEQGWQFYAITFSLFVVFAFPGFAWQYLVKRRVA; from the coding sequence ATGTCGGCGGCGGGCTGGTTCATCGTGCTGCTGGCGCTCGTGGGCGCGAACCTGCCGTTCGCGAACCAGCGGCTGTTCGGCGTCGTGCCGCTGCGCGCGCAGAAGAAAAGCGCGTGGTGGCGCATCGCCGAACTGATCGTGCTGTATTTCGTCGTCGGCGCGTTCGGCTTCCTGCTCGAAGCGCAAGCCGGCAACCGTTTCGAGCAGGGCTGGCAGTTCTACGCGATCACGTTCAGCCTGTTCGTCGTGTTCGCGTTTCCGGGCTTCGCCTGGCAATATCTGGTCAAGCGCCGCGTCGCGTGA
- the nuoN gene encoding NADH-quinone oxidoreductase subunit NuoN has translation MNSLLPDALVMAAVVVAWLNDTFAGPAGRRTTYFIALLSTVVAGIWFAVQAFDPHVYYYFSRMYVVDPFASAMKAVVSLGYAVSIVYSRKYLEDRDLFRGEFFLLGMFSLLGQIVMISGNNFLTLYLGLELMSLSLYAVIALRRDATQSNEAAMKYYVLGALASGFLLYGISMLYGATGALELDEVLKAIASGHINDVVLLFGVVFVVAGVAFKMGAVPFHMWVPDVYQGAPTAMTLLTGGGPKVAAFAWAVRFLVMGLLPLAVDWQQMLIILAALSLIVGNITGIVQRNVKRMLAYSAISNMGFVLLGLVAGIVDGKAASAASAYSSAMFYSIVYLITTLGAFGVVMLLARRDFEAETLDDLKGLNQRSPVFAFVMMIIMFSLAGIPPTVGFYAKLAVLEATMNAGLTWLAVLAVITSLFGAFYYLRIVKLMYFDAPLDTAPIEGHACNRALLTLNGVAVLVLGIVPGPLMTLCLQAVTHTLPL, from the coding sequence ATGAACTCCCTGCTGCCCGACGCGCTGGTGATGGCCGCCGTCGTCGTCGCGTGGCTCAACGACACGTTCGCCGGACCGGCCGGCCGGCGCACGACCTATTTCATCGCGTTGCTTTCCACAGTGGTGGCCGGCATCTGGTTTGCGGTTCAGGCGTTCGATCCGCACGTGTACTACTACTTCTCGCGGATGTACGTCGTCGATCCGTTCGCGAGCGCGATGAAGGCGGTGGTGTCGCTCGGGTATGCGGTGTCGATCGTGTACTCGCGCAAGTATCTGGAGGACCGCGACCTGTTCCGCGGCGAGTTCTTCCTGCTCGGGATGTTCTCGCTGCTCGGCCAGATCGTGATGATCTCCGGCAACAACTTCCTCACGCTGTACCTCGGCCTCGAACTGATGTCGCTGTCGCTGTACGCCGTGATCGCGCTGCGCCGCGATGCGACGCAGTCGAACGAGGCGGCGATGAAGTACTACGTGCTCGGCGCGCTCGCGTCCGGTTTCCTGCTGTACGGCATCTCGATGCTGTACGGCGCGACCGGCGCGCTCGAACTGGACGAAGTGCTGAAGGCGATCGCATCCGGCCACATCAACGACGTGGTGCTGCTGTTCGGCGTGGTGTTCGTCGTCGCCGGCGTCGCGTTCAAGATGGGCGCGGTGCCGTTCCACATGTGGGTGCCCGACGTCTATCAGGGCGCGCCGACCGCGATGACGCTGCTGACCGGCGGCGGACCGAAGGTCGCCGCGTTCGCGTGGGCGGTGCGGTTCCTCGTGATGGGCCTCTTGCCGCTCGCGGTGGACTGGCAGCAGATGCTGATCATTCTCGCGGCGCTGTCGCTGATCGTCGGCAACATCACCGGTATCGTCCAGCGCAACGTGAAGCGGATGCTCGCGTACTCGGCGATCTCGAACATGGGTTTCGTGCTGCTCGGCCTCGTCGCCGGCATCGTGGACGGCAAGGCGGCGTCGGCCGCGAGCGCGTACAGCTCGGCGATGTTCTACAGCATCGTGTACCTGATCACGACGCTCGGCGCCTTCGGCGTCGTGATGCTGCTCGCGCGGCGCGACTTCGAGGCGGAGACGCTCGACGACCTCAAGGGGCTGAACCAGCGCAGCCCGGTGTTCGCGTTCGTGATGATGATCATCATGTTCTCGCTCGCCGGCATCCCGCCGACGGTCGGCTTCTACGCGAAGCTCGCGGTGCTCGAAGCGACGATGAACGCGGGCCTCACGTGGCTCGCGGTGCTCGCGGTGATCACGTCGCTGTTCGGCGCGTTCTACTACCTGCGCATCGTGAAGCTGATGTACTTCGATGCGCCGCTGGACACCGCGCCGATCGAAGGCCATGCGTGCAACCGCGCGCTGCTTACGCTGAACGGCGTCGCGGTGCTGGTGCTCGGCATCGTGCCGGGTCCGCTGATGACGCTGTGCCTGCAGGCCGTCACCCATACGCTGCCGCTGTAA
- a CDS encoding NADH-quinone oxidoreductase subunit M, giving the protein MHTTPILSIAIWLPIVFGALVLAVGSDRNPATARWLSLVGSVLGFLVTLPLVSGFDASTADLQFVEKSVWIERFNITYHLGVDGLSMWLVVLTALITVIVVIAGWEVITKNVAQYMAAFLILSGLMIGVFCAADGLLFYVFFEATLIPMYIIIGVWGGPNRVYAAFKFFLYTLAGSLLMLVALLYLYTDTHTFDLATWQAAKIPMTPQILLFIAFFLAFAVKVPMWPVHTWLPDAHVEAPTGGSVVLAAIMLKLGAYGFLRFSLPIAPDASHFLAPVIITLSLIAVIYIGLVAMVQSDMKKLVAYSSIAHMGFVTLGFFMFGQLGMEGAIIQMISHGFVSGAMFLCIGVLYDRMHSRQISDYGGVVNTMPKFAALAMLFSMANCGLPGTSGFVGEFMVILAAVQFNFWIAFGAAFTLILGAAYTLWMYKRVYFGAIANDHVRELKDINCREYLMLAVLALLTLFMGIYPKPFTDVMHVSVDNLLTHVAQSKLPVSP; this is encoded by the coding sequence ATGCACACAACTCCGATTCTCAGTATTGCAATCTGGTTGCCGATCGTATTCGGCGCTCTTGTTCTTGCAGTGGGTTCCGACAGGAACCCGGCGACGGCCCGGTGGCTGTCGTTAGTCGGTTCGGTGCTTGGTTTTCTCGTGACGCTACCGCTGGTGTCGGGTTTCGACGCCAGCACCGCCGATCTCCAGTTTGTCGAGAAGTCGGTCTGGATCGAGCGTTTCAACATTACGTACCACCTCGGCGTCGACGGCCTGTCGATGTGGCTCGTCGTGCTCACCGCGCTGATCACGGTGATCGTCGTGATCGCCGGCTGGGAGGTGATCACGAAGAACGTCGCGCAGTACATGGCGGCCTTCCTGATCCTGTCCGGGTTGATGATCGGCGTGTTCTGCGCGGCCGACGGCCTGCTGTTCTACGTGTTCTTCGAGGCCACGCTGATCCCGATGTACATCATCATCGGGGTGTGGGGCGGCCCGAACCGCGTGTACGCGGCGTTCAAGTTCTTCCTTTACACGCTGGCCGGCTCGCTGCTGATGCTGGTCGCGCTGCTGTACCTGTACACGGACACGCATACGTTCGACCTCGCGACGTGGCAGGCCGCGAAGATCCCGATGACGCCGCAGATCCTGCTGTTCATCGCGTTTTTCCTCGCGTTCGCGGTGAAGGTGCCGATGTGGCCGGTGCACACGTGGCTGCCGGACGCGCACGTCGAGGCGCCGACCGGCGGCTCGGTCGTGCTGGCGGCGATCATGCTGAAGCTCGGCGCATACGGCTTCCTGCGCTTCTCGCTGCCGATCGCGCCGGACGCAAGCCACTTCCTCGCGCCGGTCATCATCACGCTGTCGCTGATCGCGGTGATCTACATCGGCCTCGTCGCGATGGTGCAGTCGGACATGAAGAAGCTGGTCGCGTATTCGTCGATCGCGCACATGGGCTTCGTCACGCTCGGTTTCTTCATGTTCGGCCAGCTCGGCATGGAAGGCGCGATCATCCAGATGATCTCGCACGGCTTCGTGTCGGGCGCGATGTTCCTGTGCATCGGCGTGCTGTACGACCGGATGCACTCGCGCCAGATCTCGGACTACGGCGGCGTCGTGAACACGATGCCGAAGTTCGCGGCGCTCGCGATGCTGTTCTCGATGGCGAACTGCGGGCTGCCGGGCACGTCCGGTTTCGTCGGCGAATTCATGGTGATCCTCGCGGCGGTGCAGTTCAACTTCTGGATCGCATTCGGCGCGGCGTTCACGCTGATTCTCGGCGCGGCGTACACGCTGTGGATGTACAAGCGCGTGTACTTCGGCGCGATCGCCAACGACCATGTGCGCGAACTGAAGGACATCAACTGCCGCGAGTACCTGATGCTGGCGGTGCTTGCGCTGCTGACGCTCTTCATGGGCATCTATCCGAAGCCCTTTACCGACGTGATGCACGTTTCCGTGGATAACCTCCTCACCCACGTCGCGCAGTCGAAGCTGCCGGTGTCCCCGTAA